GGACGTTTGGCTTCTTCCACCATAAACACTTTATCCGTTGGGGCGCCGACGCCAAGGGTAGGTTCGACATTTTGCACCGGAATAGGCTCATGCACGTGAACGATGTTCCCGATGTCGTCCTCTTTGCCTTCCTGAACTTTATATTCCCAACGGCAGGCGTTGGTGCAGGTCCCCTGGTTAGGATCTCGCTTGTTAATATAGCCGGAGAGCAGGCAGCGGCCGGAGTACGCCATGCACAGCGCGCCGTGAACGAAGATCTCCAGCTCCATTTCCGGAACCTGCTCGCGGATTTCGGCGATTTCTTCCAGCGAAAGTTCGCGGGAGAGGATGACGCGAGTAAGTCCCATTTGTTTCCAGAACTTCACGGTAGCCCAGTTGACGGCATTAGCCTGTACGGAAAGGTGAACGTCCATCTGCGGGAATGCTTCGCGCACCATCATGATAAGGCCAGGGTCGGACATAATCAGCGCATCCGGGCCCATATCAATGACCGGCTTAAGATCGCGGATAAAGGTTTTCAGCTTGGCGTTGTGCGGGGCAATATTCACCACCACGTAGAATTTTTTACCCAGCGCATGGGCTTCGTTGATCCCGAGCTGGAGATTTTCGTGGTTGAATTCGTTATTGCGCACGCGCAGAGAGTAGCGAGGCTGGCCCGCGTAAACGGCATCAGCGCCGTAAGCGAAGGCGTAACGCATATTTTTCAGCGTTCCCGCCGGGGAAAGGAGTTCTGGTTTAAACATGAAATTCTCGGTCTGATATCAGGTCAGAACCGCCCCACCTTGTGGAGCGGTTAAAGTCGAGTGGATTACCACAATTTAAGGGCGGGAATTGTAGCGCCGTGAGGCGGGGGAGTAAACCGTCTTGCGGAATCAGGCGGTAAACGGGATGCCGACAAAAAGGATCGACGCGAAGGCAATATTCTCCGTGTACTCTTTCAGCGCTTCGGTATTTTCTTTGAAATGTGAGATGAACATGTCGAGCGCAGCGGCTTCATCCGTCGCCGGTATCTCGAAGCCAATTTTTTTAAATCCGTCAGCGGCCAGCTGTTTTTTCTCTTCCTTACCAAGAGATGCCTTCGGGTAGATATTGAAGGCAATATCCCGGCTATAGAATACATACTTTTCCACGATGAACTCCTTGCGGGGAAGGCGCCGGTCAATGTTGAACGGCCTGTGTTCTATCGTAGAGTTTTTTTTGTTCTCTGAGCAGTCTACTAAAAGTAGTAGTTCTGAATGTGAGTTATATCACCCGGCCCGCGTCGGCCTCCCAGCGGTAACCCACCCCGTAAACGGCACGAATAAACGACTGATCGGCATCCAGCGCCTCAAGCTTGCGGCGCAGGTTTTTAATGTGGCTGTCGATGGTACGGTCGGTCACCACGCGGTAATCGTCGTACAGATGGTTCAGCAGCATTTCGCGGGAGAACACTTTTCCCGGCTCATGGGAAAGGGTTTTGAGCAGACGAAACTCAGCGGGCGTGAGATCCAGAAGCTTATCCCGCCAGATGGCCTGGAAACGCCCTTCATCAATGAGCAGCGCGCTTTCTTCTGTGCCGGAGGAGATAGCGATCTGACGTTTGCAGCGGCGCAGGATGGTTTTGACGCGGGCCACCACTTCACGCGGGCTGTAGGGTTTGCAAATATAGTCGTCGGCACCAATTTCCAGCCCCAGCAGGCGGTCTATCTCTTCAATCTTTGCCGTCACCATCACAATCGGCACTTCGGAGAAACGGCGAATCTCTTTGCACAGCGTCAGGCCGTCGGTGCCCGGGAGCATCAGATCCAGCAGAATAAGATCCGGCGGCGTCTGGCGAACAAACGGCAGTACCTCATCACCGTGGGTCAGCAGAACAGGGGCGTAGCTTGCGGCTCGCAGGTAGTCGATGAGCAACTGCCCAAGCTTAGGTTCATCTTCCACGATCAGGATGCGCGGCGTGCTTTCATCAATCGGTAGCTCGGTCATAGTGTCCTCGACGTTTCTGTTTCCAGAGGAAGTTCAACGGTAATGCTAACGCCACCAAAGCGAGAATGGGCGGCGGTTAGCGTTCCGCCATGGGCGGTCACGATATTCTGGCAAATAGACAGGCCGAGTCCCGATCCGCCGCTGGCACGGTTGCGGGAGCCTTCGGCCCGGTAGAACCTGTCAAACAGCTGGCCTAGCTGCTCGTCCGAGACGCCGGGCTCGCTGTCGTCAAAACTCATTACAAACTGCTGATTCACCACTTTGCCGCTGATCACCAGCTGACCGCCGCTGTCGGTGTAGCGCAGGCTATTTTCCAGCAGGTTGTTAAACAGCTGCATCAGGCGGTCTCCATCACCAAAAATAACGGCGGTGTCCGGCAGCGCGAGGCGTACCGTCAGGCCTCGTGAATCAAAACGGGATCGGAATGCGCCGGCAGCGACCTCAAGCAGCGTAATAATATCCAGCGATTTCTTCTGGTAGGCCAGCGCGCCTTCGTCCGACATGGAGAGCTGATGCAGGTCGTCGACCAGCTTGGTCAGGGTGGCGACCTCCATTTGCAGAGAGGTCACGGAGTCCGGCGTAAACTTCCGCACGCCGTCCTGAATCGCCTCCAGCTCGCCGCGCAGAACGGCCAGCGGCGTTCGCAGCTCGTGAGAAATGTCCGCCATATAGGCGCGGCGCATTTTATGGTTCTTTTCCAGCGTACTGGCGAGTTGGTTAAAGTCCTGAGCTAGCCGTCCCAGCTCATCCCGGCTGTCGACCGCAACCCGGGTAGTAAAGTCACCGGCAGCCAGCTTATGCGTTCCCTCAACCAGACGTTTTACCGGGGCCAGCAGGCCACGGGCGAGCAGGAAGGTTGCCGCCGCCGCGAGCAGGCTGGAGAGCGCGACGATTATCCAGCTGGTCCGCCGCTGCTGACGATCGAAGTTAATATCAGTATTACGCGTCAGGCGCTCAATGGGGGAGGCGATCACCCAGCCAACATCCTGACCGTTGACGTTAATCGCCCGGCGCATGCCCTCCCTGGGCAGTTGTTCCCGTGGACCAACCAGCACCTGGTTATTCTGATCGACGACCCAAAACTTGGTGCGCCAGCCGTGGGGAGGCAGCCCGTGCGCTTCGTCACCGTCGCGCTCAAACGAACGCAGGATCTGAAACACAAACCGATCGTTGTGGCGCAGAAAACGCCAGTCGCCGTGAAGGGCATACTGCTCGCCAAGCGCGTCGCTCAGCATCTCGATGCGCTGAACATTGCCACGCTTGATGTAGTCGATAAAGCCCCGTTCAAAGCTGAGCCGTACGCCCCAGTGCATGATCGCCAGCACCAGCAGGCAGGTAGAGAA
This region of Cedecea lapagei genomic DNA includes:
- the trhP gene encoding prephenate-dependent tRNA uridine(34) hydroxylase TrhP — protein: MFKPELLSPAGTLKNMRYAFAYGADAVYAGQPRYSLRVRNNEFNHENLQLGINEAHALGKKFYVVVNIAPHNAKLKTFIRDLKPVIDMGPDALIMSDPGLIMMVREAFPQMDVHLSVQANAVNWATVKFWKQMGLTRVILSRELSLEEIAEIREQVPEMELEIFVHGALCMAYSGRCLLSGYINKRDPNQGTCTNACRWEYKVQEGKEDDIGNIVHVHEPIPVQNVEPTLGVGAPTDKVFMVEEAKRPGEYMTAFEDEHGTYIMNSKDLRAIEHVERLTRMGVHSLKIEGRTKSYYYCARTAQVYRRAIDDAAAGKPFDPTLLQTLEGLAHRGYTEGFLRRHTHDSHQNYEYGHSVSESQQFVGEFTGERRGDLAAVAVKNKFLLGDSLEMMTPQGNITFTLEKLENSKAEPVEVAPGDGHTVWMPVPQEIALDYALLMRNLSGQTSRKPHTN
- the baeR gene encoding envelope stress response regulator BaeR; its protein translation is MTELPIDESTPRILIVEDEPKLGQLLIDYLRAASYAPVLLTHGDEVLPFVRQTPPDLILLDLMLPGTDGLTLCKEIRRFSEVPIVMVTAKIEEIDRLLGLEIGADDYICKPYSPREVVARVKTILRRCKRQIAISSGTEESALLIDEGRFQAIWRDKLLDLTPAEFRLLKTLSHEPGKVFSREMLLNHLYDDYRVVTDRTIDSHIKNLRRKLEALDADQSFIRAVYGVGYRWEADAGRVI
- the baeS gene encoding envelope stress sensor histidine kinase BaeS, which produces MKLWRSGITGKLFLAIFSTCLLVLAIMHWGVRLSFERGFIDYIKRGNVQRIEMLSDALGEQYALHGDWRFLRHNDRFVFQILRSFERDGDEAHGLPPHGWRTKFWVVDQNNQVLVGPREQLPREGMRRAINVNGQDVGWVIASPIERLTRNTDINFDRQQRRTSWIIVALSSLLAAAATFLLARGLLAPVKRLVEGTHKLAAGDFTTRVAVDSRDELGRLAQDFNQLASTLEKNHKMRRAYMADISHELRTPLAVLRGELEAIQDGVRKFTPDSVTSLQMEVATLTKLVDDLHQLSMSDEGALAYQKKSLDIITLLEVAAGAFRSRFDSRGLTVRLALPDTAVIFGDGDRLMQLFNNLLENSLRYTDSGGQLVISGKVVNQQFVMSFDDSEPGVSDEQLGQLFDRFYRAEGSRNRASGGSGLGLSICQNIVTAHGGTLTAAHSRFGGVSITVELPLETETSRTL